The following is a genomic window from Neisseria zalophi.
TCGGCCGCCAACAGTTTTTCAGCCAACGCCATACCCACCGCATTCGCCACCCCCTGCCCCAACGGGCCGGTAGTGGTTTCCACACCATCGGTATAACCATATTCGGGATGGCCGGGGGTTTTGCTGTGCAATTGGCGGAAGTTTTTTAAATCGTCAATCGAAACGTTATAGCCCGTCAGATGCAACAGGCTGTATAAAATCATTGAAGCGTGCCCGTTTGATAAAACAAAACGGTCACGGTTATAGAATTTGGGATTGGCAGGATTGTGGTTTAAAAATTCGTGCCACAACACTTCGGCCATATCAGCCATGCCCATCGGCGCACCCGGGTGGCCGGAATTGGCTTTTTGGACTGCATCGGCAGAAAGAAAACGGATAGCATTTGCCAGTTGAGAAGCCATGAGAATACCTTTGTTTCTTTTAGAATGGGAACGGATTGAATTATCACCTGATTCGACCGTTGTTTCAAGGCAGCTTCACTTTTGTTAGGGTTTTACCAAGGCCGTCTGAAAACATTTGATTGTTTGAAATCGATCCTTTACATCTATTTATCCGACGACTAACCATTCAATGAAGATAAGCAATAAAAAACCCACTATATAGCGGGTTTTACTGCTTATCAATTTCTGTTTATGCGTTTTTTTCTACCAATTCAACAAAACGTGTCACATAGTCTTGTAAAAACTGGCGGGTTTTTTCTACATTCAGATTACCTTCATCATCAAAATAAGTCGGTGAGTTGCCCAAGAAGATTTCAGGCTGGCCAACCGTTTTCATATCGAAATAAGATAAAGCAAGCCGTAAATTCTTTTGGCTGCTGTATCCGCCCATTTTACCGACGGAATGACTGACAATGCCATTCGGTTTATTTTTCCAAGCCACATCACTATTAGGTTTCGATCCGATATCCACCGCATTTTTTAAGCAGGCGGGAATGCTGCGGTTATTTTCAGGAGTCACAAAGAAGATACCATCCGATGCTTTTATGGTTTCTCTAAACTCCGTATATTCCGGAGGCAGTGCAACATCCGTTACTTCCGGATCATCATAATCGAAGTTGTATAAAGGCAGGTGACGGATTTCAACAATCTTGACATCATAATCTTTTGGAAACATGGGGATAATATTGTTGGCAATTTTTCTAGCAAAAGAACCTTTGCGCAGACTACCGACCAATATACTTATTTTTTTCATTTTAATAATCCATTTCTTGAAATAAAAATTAGAGTGTGTCGAAAGTCAGCATTAATCAGCTTTGTTTATCCTAGAAGAAATATTACTGACTATCATGGATTATTCTATTGCAAAAGATAATTATTATCAATATTGATTGATAAACACAAAGAATATAACCACGCAATAATCATATTAAGAAGTGATTAAGGGTGGTCAATCTTCGAATAAAATGCCTAAAATTTTATTCATATAATAATTATAAAAACCCTCACCGCCTGAAAAGTATTCCGCCATTCAAACTGTTTATAACATAGCTGAACACAGCCACATAGATTACAATAGTTTCCCTTATCTTTCAGACGGCCTGTATCACGTTATGCAGCTTACCCACCCTCCTCTTACAGAAAAAGTGCTTAAAACTTTACAGTCTATCGGCATTCACTCGCAGGCTGATTTGCAAAAGTACAGCGCCGTAACAGCATTTTTGTTGCTCAAAGCGGCCGGGCTAACCATTACCCGCAGCACTTTATGGCAATTGGTTGCCCTACAGCACAATATCCGTTTGCAAGATTTAAAGCCGTCTGAAAAAACCGCTTTATTAGAAAGGGTTCGCCAGCATCCGCCGGTCGCTATTTTCCCTCCTGTTCAGGAAATGGAATATTTTATGAAACTGGCCTTACAACAAGCTCAAGAATCCGCCCGAATCGGCGAAATACCGGTGGGCGCGGTTGTGGTGAAAAACGGGCAGCCGATTGCCGCCGCTCATAACAGTTGCATAAGCGGCTGCGATATCAGCCGCCATGCCGAAATTTCAGCCCTAGCCCAAGCCGGCCATAAGCTGCAAAACTACCGTCTGGATGGTTGCGATGTGTATGTGACCCTCGAGCCTTGCACTATGTGCGCGAGCGCATTGATTCAAGCACGCGTCCGCCGTGTGATTTATGGTGCCAAAGAGCCGAAAACCGGTGCTGCCGGCAGCATTATCAATCTATTTGCCGACCGCCGTCTGAATAGCCATACAGCCATAAAAGGCGGCATTTTGGCAGATGAGTCTCAAGATATATTACAAAACTTTTTTAATGGTAAACGTGCGACATCAACTTAAACATAACCATATTTGATGGCTTAATGATTTTGTTATAAAAAAACCGAACCACTAAACAACGGTTCGGTTTTTTGATTGGTTTATTTTCACCAATAATCAAACATCAATGTTTTTTCTTGCCCCTGCGTTTAGATTTGGCAGCCGACGGTTTACCGCCATGCTTGGCATCACTGCTTTTACCTTTGGCTTTCGCTTTAACCGTTGCATGACTACGGCTATTATTGCCTTTAGCCGATTTAGCGGCCTTATCACTCGGTTTTTTACCGCGCTTATTGGATTTTTCACCACCGCTGATTAATGTTAAATCAATCTTGCTGGTATCCAAATCGGCACGGGCTACTTTCACCACTACCCGATCACCCATACCAAAGCGTACGCCGCTGCGTTCACCTTCTATGGCCATAATCTCAGGGCGGAAATTGAAATAATCTTCCCCTAAGTCGCTGATATGTACCATGCCTTCGATATGAATATCGTCAAGGGTAACGAAAATACCGAAATTGGCCATACCCGAAATACGCCCGCCGAATACTTCGCCGACCTTATCGCGCATATAATAGGTTTTCAGCCAATTTTCCACATCGCGGCTGGCATCATCGGCACGGCGCTCGCAGAAGGATGTATGCACGCCCAAAGCCTGCCAAGATTTCGGCGTATATTTTTTCTGCTTTAACACTGCCTTAATCGCGCGGTGTACCGTTAAATCAGGGTAACGTCGGATGGGTGAAGTAAAGTGTGTGTAAGCCTCATAAGCCAAGCCGAAATGGCCTTTATTATCCGGCTCGTAAACTGCCTGCTGCATCGAGCGCAACATCATTACCTGCAACAGCTCGGAATCAGGGCGGCTGCTGAATTGCTCGGCCAGTTTGGCATAATCTTTAGGCGCAGGATTATCACCGCCACCCAAGTGTAAACCCAACAAACCTAGCTGTTCGCGCAAAGTAGCCAGTTTTTCAGGTGTCGGGCCTAAGTGATTGCGGAATAAAGCCGAATGTTTGTTTTTCAATAAAAACTCAGCGGCACACACATTCGCAGCCAACATACACTCTTCAATCAGCTTATGCGCATCATTGCGGACAACCGGTACAATGCGTTCGATTTTGCCGTTATCATCAAACATCATCTGCGTTTCAAGGCTTTCAAACTCGACCGCACCACGCTGATGGCGTTTTTTCTGCAAGATTTTAAACAGTTTATATAAAGTTTCGATGGGCTGTTTATGCGGATAATCGCCTCCTTTTTCCAACCATTCCCACACTTGCGTATAGGTTAACCGCGCTTTAGAACGCATCACAGCCGGATAGAATTTATATTCTTTAATATTGCCCGCATAAGTTACCACCATATCGCACACCATACATAAGCGTTCGACATCGGGATTTAACGAGCAAATACCGTTGGACAAACGTTCCGGCAGCATCGGAATCACTCTGCGCGGAAAATAAACGCTGGTCGCCCGCTCTTGCGCATCTTTATCAATGGCATCATCCGGGCGGACATAATGGCTGACATCGGCAATCGCCACCACCAAACGGAAATTACGGCCGATTTTTTCGGCATACACCGCATCGTCGAAATCGCGGGCGGTTTCACCGTCTATCGTCACCAGCGGCAAATCACGCAAATCGACACGGTCTTCATCCCAATCTTTAGCCTGAACATGGTCGGGAATATTCTCAGCCGCCTGCATACAGGCCTCGCTGAAAATATACGGCAATTGGTGTTTGCGTACCGCAATTTCGATTTCCATACCGCTATCGGCATAATCGCCCAATACTTCAATCAACTTGGCCACTGCGGGACGGTGTGCGTCGGGATAGCTGACAATTTCAGCCACCACAACCTGACCGGATTGCGGATTCATTTCGGTTAAACTGGCCGGCTCTAAAATGATACTTTGCGTTAAGCGTTGGTCTTCGGGATCCAATATCGCCACACCGCGCTCGATATAATATCGGCCGACCACCTGTTTTTGCGCGCGCTCGACAATATCCAGCACCTGCCCTTCACGCCGCCCTCTGCGGTCAATCCCGCCGGGGCGCACGGTAACGATATCACCATGCATCAAACCGCGCATCTGTCGTTCGTATAAAACAAAATCACCCTCACCGGTAGGAGTGAGGGGAACGGCGAAACCAAAACCATCTTTATGGGCTTCGATACGGCATTTCACCAATGCCAATTTATCTGCCACACATACCGCACCACGGCGGTTAATCAAAACTTGGCCGTCTCTGGCCATTGCCTTAATGCGGCGTTCGAAAAATTCATATTCCGCATCGGTAATCGAGAGTTTTTGTGCCAATGCGGCAATTTTTAACGGTACACCTTCTTGCTCTAAAATATCAATGACCCACTCTCTGCTGGGTAGTGGGTTTTCGTAGCGCTGGCGCTCTCTTTCCAGAAAAGGATCTTTCTCTCTTAAATT
Proteins encoded in this region:
- a CDS encoding NADPH-dependent FMN reductase, with product MKKISILVGSLRKGSFARKIANNIIPMFPKDYDVKIVEIRHLPLYNFDYDDPEVTDVALPPEYTEFRETIKASDGIFFVTPENNRSIPACLKNAVDIGSKPNSDVAWKNKPNGIVSHSVGKMGGYSSQKNLRLALSYFDMKTVGQPEIFLGNSPTYFDDEGNLNVEKTRQFLQDYVTRFVELVEKNA
- the tadA gene encoding tRNA adenosine(34) deaminase TadA, which codes for MQLTHPPLTEKVLKTLQSIGIHSQADLQKYSAVTAFLLLKAAGLTITRSTLWQLVALQHNIRLQDLKPSEKTALLERVRQHPPVAIFPPVQEMEYFMKLALQQAQESARIGEIPVGAVVVKNGQPIAAAHNSCISGCDISRHAEISALAQAGHKLQNYRLDGCDVYVTLEPCTMCASALIQARVRRVIYGAKEPKTGAAGSIINLFADRRLNSHTAIKGGILADESQDILQNFFNGKRATST
- the rnr gene encoding ribonuclease R → MSIIEMNKNTKFLNLREKDPFLERERQRYENPLPSREWVIDILEQEGVPLKIAALAQKLSITDAEYEFFERRIKAMARDGQVLINRRGAVCVADKLALVKCRIEAHKDGFGFAVPLTPTGEGDFVLYERQMRGLMHGDIVTVRPGGIDRRGRREGQVLDIVERAQKQVVGRYYIERGVAILDPEDQRLTQSIILEPASLTEMNPQSGQVVVAEIVSYPDAHRPAVAKLIEVLGDYADSGMEIEIAVRKHQLPYIFSEACMQAAENIPDHVQAKDWDEDRVDLRDLPLVTIDGETARDFDDAVYAEKIGRNFRLVVAIADVSHYVRPDDAIDKDAQERATSVYFPRRVIPMLPERLSNGICSLNPDVERLCMVCDMVVTYAGNIKEYKFYPAVMRSKARLTYTQVWEWLEKGGDYPHKQPIETLYKLFKILQKKRHQRGAVEFESLETQMMFDDNGKIERIVPVVRNDAHKLIEECMLAANVCAAEFLLKNKHSALFRNHLGPTPEKLATLREQLGLLGLHLGGGDNPAPKDYAKLAEQFSSRPDSELLQVMMLRSMQQAVYEPDNKGHFGLAYEAYTHFTSPIRRYPDLTVHRAIKAVLKQKKYTPKSWQALGVHTSFCERRADDASRDVENWLKTYYMRDKVGEVFGGRISGMANFGIFVTLDDIHIEGMVHISDLGEDYFNFRPEIMAIEGERSGVRFGMGDRVVVKVARADLDTSKIDLTLISGGEKSNKRGKKPSDKAAKSAKGNNSRSHATVKAKAKGKSSDAKHGGKPSAAKSKRRGKKKH